In a genomic window of Wyeomyia smithii strain HCP4-BCI-WySm-NY-G18 chromosome 1, ASM2978416v1, whole genome shotgun sequence:
- the LOC129716672 gene encoding uncharacterized protein LOC129716672, producing MNRSLVGLIASLSGGEEGSDVGALVGALSAAITNIFGPDGLDVPGLLGTGTGLIAGLLGGDENFGKVLGGYVGIAVEGLSGGGADNNGAFFGNFLGAVIAALSSDPDDEDLPLRPELFIKNFFSGLQDAKRKGDADAEGCGDSCKGSDLFGFIGNIVASIVGGVTSLVLNASLGSSGGSSQGSADASGASSAGSSGDGCKHPCDATLH from the exons ATGAATCGGA GTTTGGTGGGACTGATTGCCAGCTTGAGTGGTGGAGAGGAAGGTTCAGATGTTGGAGCATTGGTTGGAGCGCTGTCGGCCGCCATCACCAACATATTTGGG CCCGACGGTTTAGATGTCCCAGGGCTACTAGGAACCGGAACCGGATTGATTGCTGGTCTACTAGGG GGCGACGAAAACTTCGGCAAGGTACTGGGAGGCTACGTAGGTATTGCCGTTGAAGGACTCTCCGGCGGAGGCGCT GACAACAATGgggcatttttcggcaatttcctTGGTGCGGTGATCGCCGCCTTGAGCTCG GACCCGGACGATGAGGATCTTCCACTAAGACCGGAGCTGTTCATCAAAAATTTCTTCAGCGGTTTGCAAGATGCTAAGCGGAAGGGTGATGCTGATGCCGAAGGATGTGGCGATAGTTGCAAG GGATCCGACCTGTTTGGTTTCATCGGCAACATCGTGGCTTCGATCGTTGGTGGAGTGACCAGTCTGGTGTTGAATGCCTCGCTCGGTTCGTCCGGTGGTTCCTCGCAGGGTTCGGCTGACGCTTCCGGTGCGTCCTCGGCTGGTAGCAGTGGTGACGGCTGCAAGCATCCGTGTGATGCGACTTTACACTAG